A portion of the Streptomyces erythrochromogenes genome contains these proteins:
- a CDS encoding tetratricopeptide repeat protein, whose translation MRPDTPAEHIAEAERLIRTATRYPEDQEPLLLQAAAHLELADERDRASALYDQLLSSSPSDPHLIKALQAANLWEYGHEAEARALIAGIRAASPKDPAPWEVIAEALEAHDELEASEDCFTQATTLLIADSTPLTPATTALLTGRHRVRRLLGRPHDDWDMVADTRHIGPIPLDELHDPKRIWALGSDDPAELRAEIARLRAELGDRRAALSRPFPVAILHWPQRELSELLTSYPTLGSEYASHEAHLREIETSLRALAASGTTNLGIVTASVPSYEAFAASEKTSPASPSLLAEYATTLAARGKATPWPPTPTAPCWCTSGKPYSECHRVSN comes from the coding sequence ATGCGCCCCGACACGCCTGCCGAGCACATCGCCGAAGCCGAGCGCCTCATCCGCACGGCGACCCGCTACCCCGAGGACCAGGAGCCCTTGCTCCTCCAGGCCGCGGCCCACCTCGAACTGGCCGACGAACGGGACCGGGCGAGCGCCCTGTACGACCAGCTCCTGTCCTCCTCACCGTCCGACCCCCACCTGATCAAGGCCCTTCAGGCGGCGAACCTCTGGGAGTACGGCCACGAGGCCGAGGCCCGCGCCCTCATCGCGGGCATCCGCGCCGCCTCCCCCAAGGACCCGGCTCCGTGGGAGGTCATCGCGGAAGCCCTGGAGGCCCACGACGAGTTGGAGGCCTCGGAGGACTGCTTCACCCAGGCCACCACCCTCCTGATCGCGGACTCGACCCCGCTCACCCCGGCCACGACCGCCCTCCTGACGGGCCGCCACCGCGTGCGCCGGCTCCTGGGGCGCCCGCACGACGACTGGGACATGGTCGCCGACACCCGCCACATCGGCCCGATCCCGCTCGACGAGCTCCACGACCCGAAGCGCATCTGGGCCCTGGGCTCCGACGACCCCGCCGAACTGCGCGCCGAGATCGCCCGCCTGCGCGCCGAACTGGGCGACCGCCGCGCGGCCCTGTCCCGCCCGTTCCCGGTGGCGATCCTCCACTGGCCCCAGCGCGAACTGTCCGAGCTGCTGACCAGCTACCCGACGCTCGGCTCGGAGTACGCCTCGCACGAGGCCCACCTGCGGGAGATCGAGACCTCCCTGCGCGCCCTGGCCGCCTCGGGCACCACCAACCTCGGCATCGTCACGGCGAGCGTCCCCTCGTACGAGGCCTTCGCGGCCTCCGAGAAGACCTCCCCGGCCTCCCCCAGCCTCCTGGCCGAATACGCCACGACCCTCGCGGCCCGCGGCAAGGCCACCCCCTGGCCCCCCACCCCCACGGCCCCCTGCTGGTGCACCTCGGGCAAGCCGTACTCGGAGTGCCACAGAGTCAGCAACTAA
- a CDS encoding GNAT family N-acetyltransferase yields the protein MICYGPAVLDLTDELADAYGEVFSAPPWNEDEETIRQFAVRLQADSRRTGFRTAFAQSSLGVDGFATAWLTPRAFPTGRAYGQVAAQLGRQRVRELLIGALEIDELAVRPHARGHGTGRALLAEITADAPDDRAWLLTARVATDTVATYHRLGWHEVKPLPGTENGVVVFLAPNHPSA from the coding sequence GTGATCTGTTACGGACCGGCCGTCCTCGACCTCACGGACGAACTGGCCGACGCCTATGGCGAGGTCTTCTCCGCCCCGCCGTGGAACGAAGATGAAGAAACCATTCGCCAGTTCGCCGTCCGACTGCAGGCCGACAGCCGCCGCACCGGCTTCCGCACCGCCTTCGCGCAGTCGTCCCTCGGCGTCGACGGATTCGCCACCGCCTGGCTGACCCCCCGCGCCTTCCCCACGGGCCGGGCCTACGGACAGGTCGCCGCACAGCTCGGCCGACAGCGCGTACGGGAGCTGCTCATCGGCGCCCTGGAGATCGACGAACTCGCCGTACGCCCGCACGCGCGCGGGCACGGCACCGGGCGCGCCCTGCTGGCCGAGATCACCGCCGACGCCCCGGACGACCGGGCCTGGCTGCTGACCGCCCGGGTGGCCACCGACACCGTGGCCACCTACCACCGGCTCGGCTGGCACGAGGTCAAGCCGCTGCCCGGCACGGAGAACGGCGTCGTCGTCTTCCTCGCCCCGAACCACCCTTCGGCCTGA
- a CDS encoding Gfo/Idh/MocA family oxidoreductase: MSTPASTAPLRVGVIGYGLAGSVFHAPLVAATDGLVLDTVVTSDPARQAQARAEFPDVRTVPTADELWERDLDLVVVASPNKTHVPLATIALEAGIPVVVDKPLAATAAEARALAALADRRGTFLSVFQNRRWDNDFLTLRRLLAGDELGEIQRFESRFERWRPQLKGGWRESGAPEEIGGLLYDLGSHVVDQALVLFGPAVRVYAETDVRRPGAETDDDTFIALTHASGVRSHLYVSATTAQLGPRFRVLGSRAGYVKYGLDPQEGALREGLRPDGRLPWGEEPPHLWGRVGSGESPLTGGGAPVPTEQGDYPAYYAAVADALRTGGPAPVTAHEAARCLDVLEAARMSSQEGVAVELPVATEPGTA, from the coding sequence ATGAGCACCCCCGCCTCCACTGCACCACTTCGCGTCGGCGTCATCGGCTACGGACTCGCCGGTTCCGTCTTCCACGCCCCCCTCGTGGCCGCCACGGACGGACTCGTCCTCGACACGGTCGTCACCTCCGACCCGGCCCGGCAGGCCCAGGCCCGCGCGGAGTTCCCCGACGTCCGCACCGTCCCCACGGCCGACGAGCTGTGGGAGCGCGACCTCGACCTCGTCGTGGTCGCCTCGCCCAACAAGACGCACGTCCCGCTCGCCACCATCGCCCTCGAAGCCGGCATCCCGGTGGTCGTGGACAAGCCGCTCGCCGCCACCGCCGCCGAGGCCCGGGCGCTCGCCGCCCTGGCGGACCGGCGCGGAACCTTCCTCTCCGTCTTCCAGAACCGCCGCTGGGACAACGACTTCCTCACCCTGCGCCGCCTCCTCGCCGGCGACGAACTCGGCGAGATCCAGCGCTTCGAGTCCCGCTTCGAGCGCTGGCGCCCGCAGCTGAAGGGCGGCTGGCGCGAGTCGGGCGCCCCGGAGGAGATCGGCGGTCTGCTGTACGACCTCGGCAGCCACGTCGTGGACCAGGCGCTCGTACTGTTCGGGCCCGCCGTACGGGTCTACGCGGAGACCGACGTGCGCCGCCCGGGCGCCGAGACGGACGACGACACCTTCATCGCCCTCACCCACGCCAGCGGGGTCCGCTCCCACCTCTACGTCAGCGCGACCACCGCCCAGCTCGGACCGCGGTTCCGCGTGCTCGGCTCGCGGGCCGGCTACGTGAAGTACGGCCTGGACCCGCAGGAGGGCGCCCTGCGCGAGGGGCTGCGGCCGGACGGGCGGCTGCCCTGGGGCGAGGAACCCCCGCACCTGTGGGGGCGGGTGGGCTCGGGCGAGTCCCCGCTGACCGGCGGCGGGGCCCCGGTGCCGACCGAGCAGGGCGACTACCCGGCGTACTACGCGGCGGTGGCGGACGCCCTGCGTACGGGCGGGCCGGCCCCGGTCACGGCGCACGAGGCCGCGCGCTGCCTCGACGTACTGGAGGCGGCCCGCATGTCGTCCCAGGAGGGCGTGGCGGTGGAACTTCCCGTCGCGACCGAGCCCGGGACCGCGTGA
- a CDS encoding class E sortase, producing the protein MVVQGRGRRARRAGLVGVLWASAELTVTVGVVVLLLVVHQVWWTNRQAAAAAQEQVRSLEQAWDQERARALERASGDDPPSSGVPASSPVPSPPSAPAPVPSEAAAAPRPRAEPSGAYAVLRIPRLGLVVPVAQGIDKRAVLDKGYVGQYPGTAGPGAQGNFALAGHRNTHGEPFRYINRLRAGDELIVDMRGRRYTYVVGKVLSETTERDTGVIAPVPRSVVKPEHGYGEPGAYITLTTCTPEYSSKYRLVVWGTLRP; encoded by the coding sequence GTGGTGGTTCAGGGGAGGGGCCGGCGGGCGCGCCGGGCCGGTCTCGTGGGGGTCCTGTGGGCGAGCGCCGAGCTGACCGTCACCGTGGGCGTGGTGGTGTTGTTGCTGGTGGTGCACCAGGTGTGGTGGACCAACCGGCAGGCCGCCGCCGCGGCGCAGGAGCAGGTCCGGTCCCTGGAGCAGGCCTGGGACCAGGAGCGGGCCCGGGCCCTCGAGCGGGCCTCGGGAGATGATCCGCCCTCCTCCGGTGTTCCTGCTTCTTCGCCCGTTCCTTCCCCTCCCTCCGCGCCCGCGCCGGTTCCTTCCGAGGCCGCGGCCGCGCCCCGGCCACGCGCCGAGCCGTCGGGGGCGTACGCCGTCCTGCGCATCCCGCGTCTCGGCCTCGTCGTCCCCGTCGCGCAGGGCATCGACAAGCGGGCCGTCCTCGACAAGGGGTACGTGGGGCAGTACCCCGGGACCGCCGGGCCCGGGGCGCAGGGGAACTTCGCGCTGGCCGGGCACCGCAACACCCACGGCGAGCCGTTCCGGTACATCAACCGGCTGCGGGCGGGCGACGAGCTGATCGTCGACATGCGGGGGCGCAGGTACACGTACGTGGTGGGGAAGGTCCTCAGCGAGACGACCGAGCGGGACACCGGGGTGATCGCGCCGGTGCCGCGGAGCGTGGTGAAGCCGGAGCACGGGTACGGCGAACCCGGCGCCTACATCACCCTGACCACCTGCACGCCCGAGTACAGCTCGAAGTACCGGCTGGTGGTCTGGGGGACCCTCAGGCCGTGA
- a CDS encoding DUF6412 domain-containing protein codes for MVGGALGLFAGESGLGAVVVALAATVAAVSVGAEALAAAARLVRPVPPHRIRTAIRDREQRTAFLPQRDPDASGRSRPRAPGRLVPTAA; via the coding sequence CTGGTCGGGGGAGCCCTCGGCCTGTTCGCCGGGGAGAGCGGGCTGGGCGCCGTGGTGGTCGCCCTCGCCGCGACCGTCGCCGCCGTCTCCGTGGGCGCCGAGGCCCTGGCCGCCGCCGCACGGCTCGTACGGCCCGTGCCGCCGCACCGCATACGCACCGCGATCCGTGATCGCGAGCAGCGCACGGCGTTCCTGCCTCAGCGCGATCCCGATGCCTCGGGCCGGTCGCGGCCCAGGGCGCCCGGCCGTCTCGTCCCGACGGCCGCGTAG
- a CDS encoding GmrSD restriction endonuclease domain-containing protein yields MTSAYESDPIFQTNPLQVLNIVTRIQSQEIALPDFQRDFVWDSTRTAELLGSIMSRYPVGTLLFWEQGEGEAFASRSFDGAPSTSVKPPSVLVLDGQQRLTSLYQALTGSGDERYFIKVDEFVDIPSRSVREVPDVDFEQAIFSMPAITKTGRRAQSLKPSHLPIAEVHQFDDWLDDYADTIENDPGIPLTAKEAKSLYREMRDKYISPLKTYGLPVLTLPSSTSMDAVCTIFETLNRTGKPLGPFELLTARFFPQGVNLRDLWDEAEANHRALKDFRIDPYNVLQAICLRVRGSAQRSDVLKKLTGDDIKAHWESATAGFAGVIDMLQSDCGVTSQKWLPYGMLLTPMAAVWDKQKDLKPLERSQALRRLQRFFWASTFTTNYDQGANSQMGADYSRLSQWITGGGGDAPEAIDELHINAATLRAATVRRKALYSGLICLLVKNKAADFHTGQSMTNSRALEAESHHIFPKAYLAKQQGTESSELMLNRSLIDGETNRIIASHAPSIYVEKMKAAYGEQRLTDVLASHAIASQQASGLLNDDYTTFLDERLEIVIQLVEEATGKTIQREAAR; encoded by the coding sequence ATGACCAGCGCATACGAGTCGGACCCGATATTCCAGACCAATCCGCTTCAGGTCCTGAATATCGTGACGCGCATTCAGAGCCAGGAGATCGCCCTCCCCGATTTTCAACGCGATTTCGTATGGGATTCCACGCGCACAGCTGAACTCCTCGGCTCCATCATGTCGCGCTACCCCGTGGGAACCCTCCTCTTCTGGGAGCAGGGAGAGGGGGAGGCCTTCGCCAGTCGGAGCTTCGACGGCGCTCCGAGCACATCCGTCAAGCCGCCTTCGGTTCTGGTCCTCGACGGGCAACAGCGACTCACGTCGCTCTATCAGGCGCTGACGGGATCGGGTGACGAGCGGTACTTCATCAAGGTCGACGAGTTCGTCGACATCCCGTCACGGAGCGTCCGCGAGGTGCCGGACGTGGACTTCGAGCAGGCGATCTTCTCCATGCCCGCCATAACGAAGACCGGGCGTCGCGCTCAGTCGCTGAAGCCGTCCCACCTCCCCATAGCCGAAGTCCACCAGTTCGACGACTGGCTGGACGACTACGCCGACACCATCGAGAACGACCCGGGCATACCACTCACCGCGAAGGAAGCGAAGAGCCTGTACCGGGAGATGCGCGACAAATACATCAGCCCTCTGAAGACCTACGGACTTCCCGTCCTCACACTCCCCAGTTCGACTTCCATGGACGCCGTCTGCACCATCTTCGAGACGCTGAACCGAACGGGCAAACCCCTTGGTCCCTTCGAGCTCCTCACGGCACGATTCTTCCCCCAAGGAGTGAACCTCCGGGACCTGTGGGACGAAGCCGAGGCGAATCACAGGGCCCTCAAGGACTTCCGCATCGATCCGTACAACGTGCTCCAGGCCATCTGCCTGCGCGTTCGCGGAAGCGCCCAGCGCTCGGACGTGCTCAAGAAGCTGACCGGGGACGACATCAAGGCTCACTGGGAGAGCGCGACCGCAGGCTTCGCCGGCGTGATCGACATGCTCCAGTCGGATTGCGGCGTCACCTCTCAGAAGTGGCTCCCCTACGGAATGCTGCTCACCCCCATGGCCGCCGTGTGGGACAAGCAGAAGGACCTGAAGCCCCTGGAACGCTCCCAGGCGCTCCGCCGGCTCCAGCGGTTCTTCTGGGCGAGTACCTTCACCACCAACTACGACCAGGGCGCCAACAGCCAGATGGGGGCCGACTATTCGCGGCTGTCACAGTGGATCACTGGCGGCGGGGGCGATGCTCCCGAAGCGATCGACGAGTTGCACATCAACGCAGCCACGTTGCGCGCGGCGACGGTACGACGCAAGGCCCTCTACTCGGGGCTCATCTGCCTGCTCGTCAAGAACAAGGCAGCCGACTTCCACACCGGCCAAAGCATGACGAACAGTCGCGCGCTGGAAGCCGAGTCGCACCACATCTTCCCGAAGGCCTACCTGGCCAAGCAGCAAGGTACTGAGAGCTCCGAACTGATGCTCAACCGCTCCCTCATCGACGGGGAGACGAATCGAATCATCGCGAGCCACGCACCGAGCATTTACGTAGAGAAGATGAAGGCCGCCTACGGCGAGCAGCGACTGACGGACGTACTGGCATCTCATGCCATCGCGAGTCAGCAGGCCAGTGGGCTCCTGAACGACGACTACACGACGTTCTTGGACGAGCGACTGGAGATCGTCATCCAGCTCGTCGAAGAGGCCACGGGGAAGACCATCCAGCGCGAAGCGGCCCGCTAG
- a CDS encoding ABC transporter permease, with product MEREFADLEVPRARGRVREGLRGYGLIVAMWIRSTMTYRTSFALSTLGNAAITLLDFVAIYIMFTHVDALGGFTLPEVALLYGSCSASLGLADLLLGNTDRIGARVRDGSLDTMLVRPVPLLAQVAADRFALRRLGRIAQGLGLLGWALWSLEVDWTAGKVLLVPVMVLAGAAIFAAVMVAGAAFQFVAGDAAEVQNSFTYGGCTMLQYPPTIFATELLRAVTFIVPLAFVNWLPALYVLGRPDPLGLPGWAAFLSPLVAFAVFVPASLAWRAGVRSYRSTGS from the coding sequence ATGGAGCGGGAGTTCGCCGACCTGGAGGTGCCCCGGGCGCGCGGCCGGGTCCGGGAGGGGCTGCGCGGCTACGGCCTGATCGTGGCCATGTGGATCCGGTCGACGATGACGTACCGGACGTCCTTCGCCCTGTCCACGCTGGGGAACGCGGCGATCACGCTGCTGGACTTCGTCGCGATCTACATCATGTTCACGCACGTGGACGCCCTCGGCGGCTTCACGCTGCCCGAGGTCGCGCTGCTGTACGGGTCCTGCTCGGCGTCCCTGGGGCTGGCGGACCTGCTGCTGGGGAACACCGACCGGATCGGCGCCCGGGTCCGCGACGGTTCGCTCGACACCATGCTGGTGCGGCCGGTCCCGCTGCTCGCGCAGGTCGCGGCCGATCGCTTCGCGCTGCGCCGGCTGGGCCGGATCGCGCAGGGGCTGGGGCTGCTGGGCTGGGCGCTCTGGTCGCTGGAGGTGGACTGGACGGCGGGGAAGGTGCTGCTGGTGCCCGTGATGGTGCTGGCGGGTGCGGCGATCTTCGCGGCGGTGATGGTGGCCGGGGCGGCCTTCCAGTTCGTCGCCGGGGACGCGGCGGAGGTGCAGAACTCCTTCACCTACGGCGGCTGCACGATGCTGCAGTACCCGCCGACGATCTTCGCGACGGAGCTGCTGCGCGCGGTGACCTTCATCGTCCCGCTGGCCTTCGTCAACTGGCTGCCCGCGCTGTACGTGCTGGGGCGGCCCGATCCGCTGGGGCTGCCGGGGTGGGCCGCGTTCCTGAGCCCGCTGGTGGCCTTCGCGGTGTTCGTGCCCGCGTCGCTGGCCTGGCGCGCGGGAGTCCGTTCGTACCGGAGCACGGGGAGCTGA
- a CDS encoding ABC transporter ATP-binding protein yields MDDALISLDGVEKVFDVRRRVGLMRREKRQVRAVDGISFAVARGEMVGYIGPNGAGKSTTIKMLTGILTPSGGRLRVAGIDPARERVRLAQRIGVVFGQRTTLWWDLPLKDSYGLMRRMYRVPRARFEENLERCVDRLDLGELLDVPVRQLSLGQRMRGDIAAALLHDPDVLYLDEPTIGLDVVSKAKVRGFLRQLNEERGTTVLLTTHDLQDIEQLCERVMVIDHGRLMYDGALGGLHAAGSVGESERTLVVDLERELGPISVPGARVVKVEGPRQWLAFPAGASAAPLVSAVAAEYPLVDLSVREPDIEDVIARMYAGRG; encoded by the coding sequence GTGGATGATGCGCTGATCTCGCTGGACGGGGTCGAGAAGGTCTTTGACGTACGGCGCCGGGTGGGCCTGATGCGCCGGGAGAAACGCCAGGTCAGGGCGGTGGACGGGATCAGCTTCGCGGTCGCGCGGGGTGAGATGGTCGGCTACATCGGGCCCAACGGGGCCGGGAAGTCCACCACGATCAAGATGCTGACCGGGATCCTCACCCCGAGCGGCGGCCGGCTGCGGGTGGCGGGCATCGACCCGGCGCGGGAGCGGGTGCGTCTCGCGCAGAGGATCGGTGTGGTCTTCGGACAGCGCACCACGCTGTGGTGGGACCTGCCGCTGAAGGACTCGTACGGGCTGATGCGGCGGATGTACCGGGTGCCGAGGGCGCGGTTCGAGGAGAACCTGGAGCGGTGCGTGGACCGCCTGGACCTGGGTGAGCTGCTCGACGTGCCGGTACGCCAGCTGTCGCTCGGGCAGCGGATGCGCGGGGACATCGCGGCGGCGCTGCTGCACGATCCGGACGTGCTGTACCTGGACGAGCCGACGATCGGGCTCGACGTGGTGAGCAAGGCGAAGGTACGGGGCTTCCTGCGGCAGTTGAACGAGGAGCGCGGCACGACGGTGCTGCTGACCACGCACGACCTCCAGGACATCGAGCAGCTCTGCGAGCGGGTGATGGTGATCGACCACGGGCGGCTGATGTACGACGGGGCGCTGGGCGGGCTGCACGCGGCGGGGTCGGTGGGGGAGAGCGAGCGGACGCTGGTGGTGGACCTGGAGCGGGAGCTGGGGCCGATCAGCGTGCCGGGGGCGCGGGTGGTGAAGGTGGAGGGCCCCCGGCAGTGGCTGGCGTTCCCGGCGGGTGCGTCGGCCGCGCCGCTGGTGTCGGCGGTGGCTGCGGAGTACCCGCTGGTGGACCTGTCGGTGCGGGAGCCGGACATCGAGGACGTGATCGCGCGGATGTACGCGGGGCGGGGCTGA
- a CDS encoding fumarylacetoacetate hydrolase family protein → MKLLRVGPVGSERPALLGQDGTLRDLSGLITDVNGALLADDSALSRVRDAAESGELPVLDAEGLRIGAPVGRIGKIVGIGLNYFGHAAEIGAEPPAEPILFLKAADTVVGPDDTVLIPRGSVKTDWEAELGVVIGSTARYLDSAEQGLAHVAGYLAVNDVSEREFQIERGGTWDKGKNCETFTPLGPWLVTADEIPDPQVLDVKLWVDGELKQDGNTADQIFPVGEVVRYLSRFMTLYPGDVIVTGTPAGVAMGQPEPKPYLRAGDVVELEIEGLGRQRQEFKSA, encoded by the coding sequence ATGAAGCTGCTGCGTGTCGGACCGGTCGGGTCGGAGCGCCCCGCGCTGCTCGGCCAGGACGGGACCCTGCGGGACCTGTCCGGCCTGATCACGGATGTGAACGGCGCGCTGCTCGCCGACGACTCCGCGCTGTCCCGGGTACGGGACGCGGCCGAGTCCGGTGAGCTTCCGGTCCTGGACGCCGAAGGGCTGCGCATCGGGGCGCCGGTCGGCCGCATCGGCAAGATCGTGGGCATCGGGCTGAACTACTTCGGGCACGCGGCGGAGATCGGCGCGGAGCCGCCGGCCGAGCCGATCCTCTTCCTGAAAGCCGCGGACACCGTGGTCGGCCCCGACGACACCGTCCTGATCCCGCGCGGCAGCGTGAAGACCGACTGGGAGGCCGAGCTCGGCGTCGTCATCGGCAGCACCGCCCGCTACCTGGACTCCGCGGAGCAGGGCCTGGCGCACGTCGCCGGCTACCTGGCGGTCAACGACGTCTCGGAGCGCGAGTTCCAGATCGAGCGCGGCGGCACCTGGGACAAGGGCAAGAACTGCGAGACCTTCACCCCGCTCGGCCCGTGGCTGGTCACCGCCGACGAGATCCCGGACCCGCAGGTCCTGGACGTGAAACTGTGGGTCGACGGCGAGCTCAAGCAGGACGGCAACACCGCTGACCAGATCTTCCCGGTCGGCGAGGTCGTCCGGTACCTGAGCCGGTTCATGACCCTGTACCCGGGTGACGTCATCGTCACGGGCACGCCGGCCGGTGTGGCGATGGGCCAGCCGGAGCCGAAGCCGTACCTGAGGGCCGGCGACGTCGTGGAGCTGGAGATCGAGGGGCTCGGCCGTCAGCGCCAGGAGTTCAAGAGCGCGTAG
- a CDS encoding ABC transporter permease, with product MGLYTAVAAGGFRRYATYGTATAAGVFTNTVFGFIVAFTYIALWDQRPGLGGYDQSQALTFVWVSQSLLAAGALIGGGFQEEIQERVRTGDIAVDLYRPADLQMWWLAADLGRAAFQLLGRGLVPLAAGALAFRLALPPDPWRWLLFLVSVGLGLVVSFALRYLLGLLAFWLLDGAGINLMATVVSVFFSGMLLPLTVFPGAFGEFVRVLPWAAMLQVPLDVLLGEHAGAGAAAGALGFQAGWVLVLLGIGRLLQSAATRKVVVQGG from the coding sequence GTGGGCCTCTACACGGCGGTCGCGGCCGGCGGATTCCGGCGCTACGCCACCTACGGGACGGCGACCGCGGCGGGCGTGTTCACCAACACCGTGTTCGGGTTCATCGTCGCGTTCACGTACATCGCGCTGTGGGACCAGCGCCCGGGGCTGGGCGGTTACGACCAGTCCCAGGCCCTCACCTTCGTCTGGGTGAGCCAGTCGCTGCTGGCCGCAGGGGCGTTGATCGGCGGCGGGTTCCAGGAGGAGATCCAGGAGCGGGTCCGCACGGGAGACATCGCAGTCGACCTGTACCGGCCCGCGGACCTCCAGATGTGGTGGCTCGCGGCCGACCTGGGCCGCGCCGCCTTCCAGCTGCTGGGGCGCGGGCTGGTCCCGCTCGCCGCGGGGGCGCTGGCCTTCCGGCTGGCGCTGCCCCCGGACCCGTGGCGCTGGCTGCTGTTCCTGGTCTCCGTCGGGCTCGGGCTGGTGGTCAGCTTCGCGCTGCGCTACCTGCTGGGGCTGCTGGCCTTCTGGCTGCTGGACGGGGCCGGGATCAACCTGATGGCGACCGTCGTCTCGGTCTTCTTCTCGGGGATGCTGCTGCCGCTGACCGTCTTCCCGGGAGCCTTCGGGGAGTTCGTGCGCGTACTGCCGTGGGCGGCGATGCTCCAGGTGCCGCTGGACGTGCTGCTGGGCGAGCACGCGGGGGCCGGGGCCGCGGCCGGCGCGCTGGGCTTCCAGGCCGGCTGGGTCCTCGTACTGCTGGGCATCGGGCGGCTGTTGCAGTCGGCGGCGACGCGGAAGGTGGTGGTCCAGGGTGGCTGA
- a CDS encoding DUF445 domain-containing protein, which produces MDNRSTAGGTAGGTASGTPGGAAPPAPPPPSPPTRGAFVFNAADEERRRGVRRMKAIATGLLLLVALVYVLAKYAQHAWGAGGWAGYVAAAAEAGMVGALADWFAVTALFKRPLGLPIPHTAIIPTKKDQLGVTLGEFVGENFLSSDVVRARLHSLGIGGRLGAWLAEPAHADRVTAELATALRGALTVLRDSDVQAVVGEAITRRAETAEIAPGIGKTLQKVVADGGHRRGVDLICAKAHDWLVTHGDSITDAVQGGAPGWTPRFVDRKVGERVYKELLRFVTEMRDMPEHPARAAVDRFLRDFAADLQSDTATRAKVERLKSEILARDEVQDVIASAWAAIRSMIISAAEDEQSELRLRVRASLMSLGARLATDGRLQAKVEGWIEGAVVYVVTTYRREITSLITDTVAAWDAEHTSRKIEAHIGRDLQFIRINGTVVGALAGLLIYTVSRAFGA; this is translated from the coding sequence GTGGACAACCGCAGCACAGCTGGAGGCACAGCCGGCGGCACGGCCAGCGGCACGCCCGGAGGCGCCGCCCCGCCCGCGCCACCACCGCCATCGCCCCCCACCCGCGGAGCGTTCGTGTTCAACGCCGCCGACGAGGAGCGCCGCCGCGGCGTCCGCCGGATGAAGGCCATCGCGACCGGCCTGCTGCTCCTGGTCGCGCTGGTGTACGTACTGGCCAAGTACGCCCAGCACGCCTGGGGCGCCGGCGGCTGGGCCGGCTACGTGGCCGCCGCCGCGGAGGCCGGCATGGTCGGCGCGCTCGCGGACTGGTTCGCCGTCACCGCCCTCTTCAAGCGGCCGCTCGGCCTGCCCATCCCGCACACCGCGATCATCCCGACCAAGAAGGACCAGCTCGGCGTCACCCTCGGCGAGTTCGTCGGCGAGAACTTCCTCTCCTCCGACGTGGTCCGGGCCCGCCTCCACTCCCTCGGCATCGGCGGCCGCCTCGGCGCCTGGCTGGCGGAGCCCGCGCACGCCGACCGCGTCACGGCCGAACTGGCCACGGCCCTGCGCGGCGCGCTGACCGTCCTGCGCGACTCCGACGTCCAGGCCGTGGTCGGCGAGGCCATCACCCGGCGCGCCGAGACCGCCGAGATCGCGCCGGGCATCGGCAAGACCCTGCAGAAGGTCGTCGCCGACGGCGGTCACCGCCGCGGCGTCGACCTCATCTGCGCCAAGGCGCACGACTGGCTGGTCACCCACGGGGACTCGATCACGGACGCCGTCCAGGGCGGAGCCCCCGGTTGGACCCCGCGGTTCGTGGACCGCAAGGTCGGGGAGCGCGTCTACAAGGAGCTGCTCCGCTTCGTCACGGAGATGCGGGACATGCCCGAGCATCCGGCGCGCGCGGCGGTGGACCGCTTCCTGCGGGACTTCGCGGCCGACCTCCAGTCGGACACGGCGACGCGCGCGAAGGTGGAACGCCTGAAGTCCGAGATCCTGGCCCGCGACGAGGTCCAGGACGTCATCGCCTCCGCCTGGGCCGCGATCCGTTCGATGATCATCTCGGCGGCGGAGGACGAGCAGAGCGAGCTGCGCCTGCGGGTCCGCGCCTCGCTGATGTCCCTGGGCGCGCGCCTGGCAACCGACGGGCGCCTCCAGGCGAAGGTGGAGGGCTGGATCGAGGGGGCGGTCGTCTACGTGGTCACCACCTACCGGAGGGAGATCACCTCGCTGATCACCGACACGGTGGCGGCCTGGGACGCCGAGCACACCTCCCGCAAGATCGAGGCCCACATCGGCCGCGACCTGCAGTTCATCCGTATCAACGGCACGGTTGTCGGCGCCCTGGCGGGCCTGCTGATCTACACGGTCTCCCGCGCCTTCGGCGCGTAG